A DNA window from Kitasatospora atroaurantiaca contains the following coding sequences:
- a CDS encoding LLM class flavin-dependent oxidoreductase: protein MPVEFLGIAATGDGSETTPRTTAAFDRDYTLRLARAHEDHGWDRVLFAYGAGSPDPAPAAAYIASKLDRLQILLAHRPNVSYPTFAAKTFATLDQISNGRLTVHFITGGNDHEQQREGDFLTKDQRYDRTREYIRIVKKAWTSKEPFDHEGEYYRFNDFVSDVLPVQQPRPGVSFGGSSPAAYAAGGAEADIYCLWGEPLAQTAEQIETVRAAAKAAGRTDTPRIQVAFRPIIAPTEELAWEKAYRTVDAIKTRRAGGGLIRRYAGTPENTGSQRLIEIAEAGERYDRALWTPTAAATGGAGNSNALVGTPETVAQALLDYYDLGVDILSARGYDLLGDAIDFGRYVIPIVREEVAKRDAAKAAARERDRHQLIAVQA from the coding sequence ATGCCCGTCGAGTTCCTCGGTATCGCCGCCACCGGTGACGGCTCGGAGACCACGCCCCGCACCACGGCCGCCTTCGACCGCGACTACACCCTGCGCCTGGCCCGTGCCCATGAGGACCACGGCTGGGACCGTGTCCTCTTCGCCTACGGGGCCGGCTCCCCCGATCCGGCGCCCGCCGCCGCGTACATCGCGTCCAAGCTGGACCGGCTGCAGATCCTGCTGGCCCACCGGCCGAACGTGTCGTACCCCACCTTCGCAGCCAAGACCTTCGCCACCCTCGACCAGATCAGCAACGGCCGCCTCACGGTGCACTTCATCACCGGTGGCAACGATCACGAACAGCAGCGCGAGGGCGATTTCCTGACGAAGGACCAGCGCTACGACCGCACCCGCGAGTACATCCGAATCGTGAAGAAGGCCTGGACGAGCAAGGAGCCCTTCGACCACGAGGGCGAGTACTACCGCTTCAACGACTTCGTCTCCGACGTCCTCCCCGTCCAGCAGCCCCGGCCCGGCGTCTCCTTCGGCGGCTCCTCGCCGGCGGCGTACGCGGCCGGAGGTGCCGAGGCGGACATCTACTGCCTCTGGGGCGAGCCGCTGGCGCAGACCGCCGAGCAGATCGAGACGGTCAGGGCGGCCGCGAAGGCGGCGGGCCGGACCGACACCCCGCGCATCCAGGTGGCCTTCCGGCCCATCATCGCCCCGACCGAGGAGCTGGCCTGGGAGAAGGCCTACCGGACCGTCGACGCCATCAAGACCCGGCGGGCGGGTGGCGGGCTGATCCGCCGGTACGCGGGCACGCCCGAGAACACCGGTTCCCAGCGCCTGATCGAGATCGCCGAGGCCGGCGAGCGCTACGACCGCGCGCTGTGGACCCCGACCGCCGCCGCCACCGGCGGGGCCGGCAACTCCAACGCCCTGGTCGGCACGCCGGAGACCGTCGCCCAGGCGCTGCTGGACTACTACGACCTCGGCGTCGACATCCTCTCCGCCCGTGGCTACGACCTGCTCGGCGACGCGATCGACTTCGGCCGGTACGTGATCCCGATCGTCCGCGAGGAGGTCGCCAAGCGGGACGCCGCGAAGGCCGCCGCGCGCGAGCGCGACCGGCACCAGCTGATCGCGGTGCAGGCATGA
- a CDS encoding amino acid ABC transporter permease → MATTHDVLPASSPPLAKTADAPIVSRRRPGRLLASAAALLLPAMVLNSVVRNRAFQWDVVGQYFTTTSIVNGLLLTLWLTTAVMVLGFALGTLLAVLRLSDNPVLRTLSWGYVWIFRSTPILVQLLFWFNIGALYPTLSLGIPFGPEFLTVRTVNLLGPTLTAVIGLTLHEAAYAAEVVRGGIISVDQGQLEAAQSLGLGRARVLRRIVIPQAMRSIVPTAGNMLIGTLKGTSIVSVLAVQDLLYSAQVIYNQTYQVIPLLLVATVWYIAVTSVLSVGQYYLERHYARGSTSGELPPTPLQRARAFFAALDAKAGARS, encoded by the coding sequence ATGGCCACGACGCACGACGTCCTGCCCGCCTCCTCGCCGCCTCTGGCCAAGACCGCCGACGCCCCGATCGTCTCCCGCCGACGCCCCGGCCGGCTGCTCGCCTCGGCCGCCGCGCTGCTGCTCCCGGCCATGGTGCTCAACTCCGTGGTACGCAACCGGGCCTTCCAGTGGGACGTGGTCGGCCAGTACTTCACCACGACCTCGATCGTGAACGGCCTGCTGCTCACGCTCTGGCTCACCACCGCCGTCATGGTGCTCGGCTTCGCGCTCGGCACGCTCCTCGCGGTGCTCCGCCTCTCCGACAACCCCGTACTGCGGACGCTCAGTTGGGGCTACGTCTGGATCTTCCGCTCCACCCCGATCCTGGTGCAGCTGCTGTTCTGGTTCAACATCGGCGCGCTCTACCCGACGCTGAGCCTGGGAATCCCGTTCGGCCCGGAGTTCCTCACCGTCAGGACCGTCAACCTGCTCGGCCCGACCCTCACCGCCGTCATCGGACTCACCCTGCACGAGGCCGCGTACGCCGCCGAGGTGGTCCGCGGCGGGATCATCTCCGTCGACCAGGGCCAGCTGGAGGCCGCCCAGTCGCTCGGCCTCGGCCGGGCCCGCGTGCTGCGCCGGATCGTCATCCCGCAGGCGATGCGCTCGATCGTGCCGACCGCCGGGAACATGCTGATCGGCACCCTGAAGGGCACCAGCATCGTCAGCGTGCTGGCCGTCCAGGACCTGCTGTACTCGGCTCAGGTGATCTACAACCAGACGTACCAGGTCATCCCGCTGCTGCTGGTCGCCACGGTCTGGTACATCGCCGTGACCAGCGTGCTCTCCGTCGGCCAGTACTACCTGGAGCGCCACTACGCGCGCGGCTCCACCAGCGGTGAGCTGCCGCCGACCCCGTTGCAGCGCGCCCGCGCCTTCTTCGCCGCTCTCGACGCGAAGGCAGGTGCCCGGAGTTGA
- a CDS encoding GNAT family N-acetyltransferase — protein MTLLVEVRRVTLDDPLTEPLVRELTHEYVSRYGPQAHQEMSRYPSAEFEPPDGVLLLLLEDGVPVAGGAYRRYDASTAELKRMWTHSGHRRRGLARRVLVELERAAEAAGYRRIHLTTGPRQPEAKGLYLATGYTPLFDVADVPAEFRPLPFEKHLPAKPLFERPRSENHRSENHRSDHSWKAPTP, from the coding sequence ATGACCCTGCTGGTGGAGGTACGCCGGGTCACCCTGGACGACCCGCTGACCGAGCCGCTGGTGCGCGAGCTCACCCATGAGTACGTCAGCCGCTACGGGCCCCAGGCGCACCAGGAGATGAGCCGCTATCCGTCGGCGGAGTTCGAGCCGCCGGACGGGGTGCTGCTGCTCCTGCTGGAGGACGGCGTACCCGTGGCGGGCGGAGCGTACCGCCGCTACGACGCGAGCACGGCCGAGCTCAAGCGGATGTGGACGCACTCCGGGCACCGCCGTCGGGGCCTGGCCCGCCGGGTCCTGGTGGAGCTGGAGCGGGCGGCCGAGGCCGCGGGCTACCGGCGGATCCACCTCACCACCGGGCCGCGACAGCCCGAGGCCAAGGGCCTCTACCTGGCCACCGGCTACACCCCGCTCTTCGACGTCGCGGACGTGCCGGCGGAGTTCCGGCCGCTGCCGTTCGAGAAGCACCTGCCCGCGAAGCCCCTGTTCGAGAGGCCCCGGTCCGAGAACCACCGGTCCGAGAACCACCGGTCCGACCACTCCTGGAAGGCGCCAACCCCGTGA
- a CDS encoding FdhF/YdeP family oxidoreductase, with the protein MAKQAPQSDPAQDAPRVGEPQHAAAGLPAIGHSLRMAGEQMGARRTLSTLLKVNQPDGFDCPGCAWPEPGKTHTAEFCENGAKAVAEEATERRITAEFFAAHPVAELAERSGYWLGQQGRLTEPMLLDEGASHYVPVSWDRAFAIVADELTALDTPDGAAFYTSGRTSNEAAFAYQLFARQLGTNNLPDCSNMCHESSGSALVETLGVGKGSVSLKDLYQADLIIVAGQNPGTNHPRMLSALERAKRAGAKIVSVNPLPEAGLERFKNPQNARGLVGHGTKLTDLFLQIRLGGDLALFRALNQLILQAEDGVDRAFIDEHCLGFEEFAAEAGSTDREAVLAATGLPYEQIEELARLVLASDKIIVCWAMGLTQHKHAVPTIREVVNFLLLRGNVGRPGAGVCPVRGHSNVQGDRTMGIFERPSAAFLDALAKEFDFEPPREHGYDSVDTIRAMRDGKVKVFFAMGGNFVAATPDTEVTEAAMRRCRLTVHVSTKLNRSHVITGARALILPTLGRTDKDRTAKGDQFVSVEDSMGMVHSSRGGLRPPSRELLSEVAIVCRLARASLGPENTVPWEEFADSYDSIRDRIARVVPGFEDFNTKVRKPGGFALPHGPRDSRTFPTATGKANFTVNPLTAPEVPAGRLLLQTLRSHDQYNTTIYGLDDRYRGITGGRRVVLVNPADAAELGLAEDSYVDLVSEWRDGVERRAPHFKVVHYPVARGGAAAYYPETNVLVPLDSTADVSNTPTSKAVVVRFEADSGV; encoded by the coding sequence ATGGCCAAGCAGGCCCCGCAGAGTGACCCGGCGCAGGACGCGCCCCGGGTGGGAGAGCCCCAGCACGCGGCGGCCGGTCTGCCCGCCATCGGGCACAGCCTGCGGATGGCCGGGGAGCAGATGGGGGCCCGGCGGACGCTGTCCACCCTGCTCAAGGTCAACCAGCCGGACGGCTTCGACTGTCCGGGGTGCGCCTGGCCGGAGCCCGGCAAGACGCACACCGCCGAGTTCTGCGAAAACGGCGCCAAGGCCGTCGCCGAGGAGGCCACCGAGCGCCGGATCACCGCCGAGTTCTTCGCCGCCCACCCGGTGGCCGAGCTGGCCGAGCGCTCCGGGTACTGGCTCGGCCAGCAGGGCCGGCTGACCGAGCCGATGCTGCTGGACGAGGGTGCCTCCCACTACGTCCCGGTCTCCTGGGACCGCGCCTTCGCGATCGTCGCCGATGAGCTCACGGCGCTGGACACCCCCGACGGCGCCGCCTTCTACACCTCGGGCCGGACCAGCAACGAGGCCGCCTTCGCGTACCAGCTGTTCGCCCGGCAGCTCGGCACCAACAACCTCCCCGACTGCTCGAACATGTGCCACGAGTCCTCCGGCTCCGCGCTGGTGGAGACCCTGGGCGTGGGCAAGGGCAGCGTCAGCCTCAAGGACCTGTACCAGGCCGACCTGATCATCGTGGCCGGCCAGAACCCGGGCACCAACCACCCCCGGATGCTCTCCGCCCTGGAGCGCGCCAAGCGGGCCGGCGCGAAGATCGTCAGCGTCAACCCGCTGCCGGAGGCCGGGCTCGAACGGTTCAAGAACCCGCAGAACGCCCGCGGCCTGGTGGGCCACGGCACCAAGCTCACCGACCTCTTCCTGCAGATCCGGCTCGGCGGCGACCTCGCGCTGTTCCGCGCGCTGAACCAGCTGATCCTGCAGGCCGAGGACGGCGTCGACCGCGCCTTCATCGACGAGCACTGCCTGGGCTTCGAGGAGTTCGCCGCCGAGGCCGGTTCCACCGACCGCGAGGCCGTGCTGGCGGCCACCGGCCTGCCGTACGAGCAGATCGAGGAGCTGGCGCGGCTCGTCCTGGCCTCGGACAAGATCATCGTCTGCTGGGCGATGGGCCTGACCCAGCACAAGCACGCTGTCCCGACCATCCGCGAGGTCGTCAACTTCCTGCTGCTGCGCGGCAACGTGGGCCGGCCGGGCGCCGGCGTCTGCCCGGTGCGCGGGCACAGCAACGTGCAGGGCGACCGCACGATGGGGATCTTCGAGCGCCCGAGCGCGGCCTTCCTGGACGCGCTGGCCAAGGAGTTCGACTTCGAGCCGCCGCGCGAGCACGGCTACGACTCGGTGGACACCATCCGGGCGATGCGCGACGGCAAGGTCAAGGTCTTCTTCGCGATGGGCGGCAACTTCGTCGCGGCCACCCCGGACACCGAGGTCACCGAGGCCGCGATGCGCCGCTGCCGGCTCACCGTGCACGTCTCCACCAAGCTCAACCGCTCGCACGTGATCACCGGCGCCCGGGCGCTGATCCTGCCGACACTGGGCCGTACCGACAAGGACCGGACGGCCAAGGGCGACCAGTTCGTCAGCGTCGAGGACTCGATGGGCATGGTGCACTCCTCGCGCGGCGGGCTGCGGCCGCCGAGCCGGGAGCTGCTCTCCGAGGTGGCGATCGTCTGCCGGCTGGCCCGGGCCTCGCTGGGGCCCGAGAACACCGTGCCGTGGGAGGAGTTCGCCGACTCCTACGACAGCATCCGCGACCGGATCGCCCGGGTGGTGCCGGGCTTCGAGGACTTCAACACCAAGGTGCGCAAGCCCGGCGGCTTCGCCCTGCCGCACGGCCCGCGCGACAGCCGCACCTTCCCGACCGCCACCGGGAAGGCCAACTTCACCGTCAACCCGCTGACCGCCCCCGAGGTCCCGGCGGGCCGGCTGCTGCTGCAGACGCTGCGCTCGCACGACCAGTACAACACCACCATCTACGGCCTGGACGACCGCTACCGCGGCATCACCGGCGGCCGGCGGGTGGTCCTGGTGAACCCGGCCGACGCCGCGGAGCTCGGGCTCGCCGAGGACTCGTACGTCGACCTGGTGAGCGAGTGGCGGGACGGCGTGGAGCGCCGGGCGCCGCACTTCAAGGTGGTGCACTACCCGGTGGCCCGGGGCGGCGCGGCCGCGTACTACCCGGAGACCAACGTGCTGGTGCCGCTGGACTCCACGGCGGACGTCAGCAACACGCCGACCTCCAAGGCCGTCGTGGTGCGCTTCGAGGCCGACAGCGGGGTGTGA
- a CDS encoding amino acid ABC transporter permease — protein sequence MSSSTATTEKPVSARPDDLADLPVVPARHPWRWVAGAVAVVVVAQFLHGLATNPGWDWQTFNAFLTTETILRAVWVTLQLTFYGTVLGFALGAVVAFLRLSPSPILQTIAWTYVWAFRSIPLIVQLVFWFNLSYLYKRLGIGIPFGPTVWSFSTVDVLGALGAAVLGLALHQAAYAAEIIRAGVISVDGGQLEAAAALGIPRLRQIRRIVLPQAMRAILPNAANEVVSLFKGTSIVYVMAIGELFYQVQVIYGRTGRVVPLLMVATVWYVLLTTLLSIGQYYVERYFARGADRNPPPTPLQRARALVRHIRATRLIAPGGLT from the coding sequence ATGAGCAGCAGCACAGCCACCACCGAGAAACCGGTGAGTGCCAGACCCGATGACCTCGCCGACCTCCCGGTCGTCCCCGCCCGGCACCCCTGGCGGTGGGTGGCCGGGGCCGTCGCCGTCGTCGTGGTCGCCCAGTTCCTGCACGGCCTGGCGACGAACCCCGGCTGGGACTGGCAGACCTTCAACGCCTTCCTGACCACCGAGACCATCCTCCGGGCGGTCTGGGTCACCCTCCAACTCACCTTCTACGGCACGGTCCTGGGCTTCGCGCTGGGTGCCGTCGTCGCCTTCCTGCGGCTCTCGCCCAGCCCGATCCTCCAGACCATCGCCTGGACGTACGTCTGGGCGTTCCGGTCGATCCCGCTGATCGTCCAGCTGGTCTTCTGGTTCAACCTCTCGTACCTCTACAAGCGGCTCGGCATCGGCATCCCGTTCGGCCCCACCGTGTGGTCCTTCAGCACCGTCGACGTGCTCGGCGCGCTCGGTGCGGCCGTGCTGGGGCTGGCGCTGCACCAGGCCGCGTACGCCGCCGAGATCATCCGGGCCGGGGTCATCTCGGTCGACGGCGGGCAGCTGGAGGCGGCCGCCGCGCTCGGCATCCCCCGGCTGCGGCAGATCCGGCGGATCGTGCTGCCGCAGGCGATGCGGGCCATCCTGCCGAACGCCGCCAACGAGGTCGTCTCGCTCTTCAAGGGCACCTCGATCGTCTATGTGATGGCGATCGGCGAGCTCTTCTACCAGGTGCAGGTCATCTACGGCCGCACCGGCCGGGTGGTGCCGCTGCTGATGGTGGCCACCGTCTGGTACGTGCTGCTCACCACGCTGCTGTCGATCGGTCAGTACTACGTCGAGCGGTACTTCGCCCGGGGCGCCGACCGCAACCCGCCGCCGACCCCGCTG
- a CDS encoding transporter substrate-binding domain-containing protein: protein MRRTLLATAALLPTLALAACSSDPATTKTAAPAGSSAIAAASQDVVSGERKVDAVAALLPEDVRKAGSLRLGAAVGSPPTAFYPDPATKKAAGLDVDFADAVAKVLGITIQREDASFETTLPALRSAITESRISPPEHP from the coding sequence GTGAGACGTACCCTTCTCGCCACCGCGGCTCTGCTGCCGACGCTCGCGCTCGCGGCCTGCAGCTCCGACCCGGCCACCACCAAGACGGCAGCCCCGGCCGGGAGTTCGGCCATCGCGGCGGCGAGCCAGGACGTGGTCTCGGGGGAGCGGAAGGTCGACGCCGTCGCCGCGCTGCTGCCGGAGGACGTGCGCAAGGCCGGCAGTCTCAGGCTCGGCGCCGCCGTCGGCAGCCCGCCCACCGCCTTCTACCCGGACCCGGCCACCAAGAAGGCGGCCGGCCTGGACGTCGACTTCGCGGACGCGGTGGCCAAAGTGCTGGGCATCACCATCCAGCGCGAGGACGCCTCCTTCGAGACGACCCTCCCCGCTCTCCGCTCCGCGATCACGGAGTCCAGGATCAGCCCGCCCGAGCACCCGTGA
- a CDS encoding FAD/NAD(P)-binding protein, protein MSTLVIIGAGPRGTGLLERLAANAAELLPADRPLHIHLADPYPPGGGRIWRYEQSPLLRMNSMAEDVTMFTDESSTIEGPVRPGPSLAEWARHTEEFEPYEPIADPAVREELRTLAPTDFPTRRAQSAYLAWVFRRAVADLPEHVTVTVHRDTARSVTGPADGPQLVQLTDGVLVADQVVLALGHLGSAPDPRHDALAAFAARHGRFHLPPAFSSDVDLSGIAPGEQLVLRGFGLAFVDLVALLTEGRGGRFEQTAEGLVYHPSGREPVIHVGSRRGVPYHSKTGYRLQGPPAPLPRYFDATAVDALLAGHGPLELRRDVWPLMAKDIGFGYYHELFHAHPERTALPWAEFLAGYDRWDWYSPELTRLVGTAVPDPADRLDFEALDHPLAGLRLDDAEQLQQHLRDYITTDADRRADLSYSADLGAFLALLSLFAQLPRVMESGRLTARSVAAELDEWWFGFFSFLASGPPGFRLRQLLALSEAGVVRFLGADLRVEADEATGTFLATSPTVPGHTVRATALIEGYLPKHVLDRTDDPVLRRLHRAGEIVEEVVDDATHTHRSGLLTVSPADGRIIDPTLGDVPHPRRTALGPHTNGRAYAAFSRPRTDSPAFRQNDATARALLRALAGRRAAESIVAAAR, encoded by the coding sequence TTGAGCACTCTCGTGATCATCGGCGCCGGCCCGCGCGGCACCGGCCTGCTGGAGCGGCTGGCCGCGAACGCCGCCGAACTGCTGCCCGCCGACCGGCCCCTGCACATCCACCTGGCCGACCCGTACCCGCCCGGCGGCGGCCGGATCTGGCGGTACGAGCAGTCCCCGCTGCTGCGGATGAACTCGATGGCCGAGGACGTCACCATGTTCACCGACGAGTCCTCGACCATCGAGGGCCCCGTCCGCCCCGGCCCCTCCCTGGCCGAATGGGCCCGCCACACCGAGGAGTTCGAGCCGTACGAGCCGATCGCCGACCCGGCCGTACGGGAGGAGCTGCGCACCCTGGCGCCGACCGACTTCCCGACCCGGCGGGCCCAGAGCGCGTACCTGGCCTGGGTGTTCCGCCGCGCGGTCGCCGACCTGCCCGAACACGTCACCGTCACCGTGCACCGGGACACCGCCCGCTCGGTCACCGGGCCGGCCGACGGACCGCAGCTGGTGCAGCTGACCGACGGCGTCCTGGTGGCCGACCAGGTGGTGCTGGCCCTCGGCCATCTCGGCTCGGCGCCCGACCCCCGGCACGACGCGCTCGCCGCCTTCGCGGCCCGCCACGGCCGCTTCCACCTGCCGCCCGCCTTCTCCTCGGACGTCGACCTCTCCGGGATCGCACCCGGCGAGCAGCTGGTCCTGCGCGGCTTCGGACTGGCCTTCGTGGACCTGGTGGCGCTGCTCACCGAGGGCCGGGGCGGCCGCTTCGAGCAGACCGCCGAGGGGCTGGTCTACCACCCGTCCGGCCGGGAGCCGGTGATCCACGTCGGCTCACGGCGCGGCGTCCCGTACCACTCGAAGACCGGCTACCGGCTCCAGGGCCCGCCCGCACCGCTGCCCCGCTACTTCGACGCCACCGCCGTGGACGCCCTGCTGGCCGGGCACGGCCCGCTCGAACTGCGCCGCGACGTCTGGCCGTTGATGGCCAAGGACATCGGCTTCGGCTACTACCACGAGCTGTTCCACGCCCACCCGGAGCGCACCGCCCTGCCCTGGGCGGAGTTCCTGGCCGGGTACGACCGGTGGGACTGGTACTCCCCCGAGCTCACCCGCCTGGTCGGGACGGCCGTCCCGGACCCCGCCGACCGGCTGGACTTCGAGGCCCTGGACCACCCGCTGGCCGGACTGCGGCTGGACGATGCCGAGCAGCTCCAGCAGCACCTGCGCGACTACATCACCACCGACGCCGACCGCCGGGCCGACCTCTCGTACAGCGCCGATCTCGGCGCCTTCCTGGCGCTGCTCTCGCTCTTCGCCCAGCTGCCCCGGGTGATGGAGTCCGGGCGGCTGACGGCCCGCTCGGTGGCGGCCGAGCTGGACGAGTGGTGGTTCGGGTTCTTCAGCTTCCTGGCCTCCGGGCCGCCCGGCTTCCGGCTCCGCCAACTGCTCGCGCTCTCCGAGGCCGGCGTGGTGCGCTTCCTGGGCGCAGACCTCCGGGTGGAGGCCGACGAGGCCACCGGCACCTTCCTCGCCACCAGCCCGACCGTCCCCGGCCACACCGTACGGGCCACCGCGCTGATCGAGGGCTACCTGCCCAAGCATGTGCTGGACCGCACCGACGACCCGGTGCTGCGCAGGCTGCACCGGGCCGGGGAGATCGTCGAGGAGGTGGTCGACGACGCCACCCACACCCACCGCTCCGGTCTGCTCACCGTCTCACCGGCCGACGGCCGGATCATCGACCCCACCCTCGGCGACGTCCCGCACCCGCGCCGCACGGCGCTCGGCCCGCACACCAACGGCCGGGCGTACGCGGCCTTCTCCCGCCCGCGCACCGATTCCCCCGCCTTCCGCCAGAACGACGCCACCGCCCGGGCCCTGCTGCGCGCCCTGGCCGGCCGACGGGCCGCCGAGAGCATCGTGGCGGCCGCCCGCTGA